The following proteins are encoded in a genomic region of Verrucomicrobiaceae bacterium:
- the aroC gene encoding chorismate synthase, translated as MASNYGTLFRISTWGESHGPGIGVVVDGCPPSIPLSVEDIQHELNRRKPGQSKITTPRKEDDVAEIQSGVLDGKTLGTPIGIFVRNTDQRPSAYTEMQQSYRPSHADYTYDAKYGIRAVSGGGRSSARETIGRVAAGAIARKVLQHSLGGYECLAYVKTVQNIHADVPPPSALCSSLIESNIVRTCDPVAAEKMIELIEKVRSEGNSVGGVIECVVRGVPAGLGEPAFDRLEADLAKAMLSLPATKGFEIGSGFAGTTMTGLEHNDEFYMDGKTVRTRTNRSGGVQGGISNGEDIVFRVAFKPTATVLREQKTVTNTGEDTTLSARGRHDPCVLPRAVPMVEAMVHLVVADHFLRQRAMRG; from the coding sequence ATGGCGAGCAACTACGGCACTCTTTTCCGCATCAGCACCTGGGGCGAATCACACGGTCCAGGGATCGGCGTGGTCGTGGATGGCTGCCCGCCGAGCATCCCGCTTTCTGTCGAGGACATCCAGCATGAGCTGAATCGCCGTAAGCCGGGCCAGAGCAAGATCACCACGCCGCGCAAAGAGGATGATGTGGCGGAAATCCAGTCCGGTGTGCTGGATGGAAAGACGCTGGGCACGCCGATCGGCATTTTTGTGCGCAATACGGATCAGCGCCCCTCCGCCTACACGGAGATGCAGCAGTCTTACCGCCCGAGTCACGCGGACTACACCTACGATGCGAAGTACGGCATCCGTGCCGTCAGTGGCGGTGGCAGATCGAGTGCGCGGGAGACGATCGGCCGCGTGGCGGCGGGTGCCATCGCGCGGAAGGTGCTGCAGCACTCGCTGGGCGGTTACGAGTGCCTAGCGTATGTCAAAACGGTGCAAAACATCCACGCCGATGTTCCTCCGCCTTCGGCCCTTTGCTCTTCACTCATCGAGTCGAACATCGTCCGCACCTGTGATCCCGTCGCAGCGGAGAAAATGATCGAGCTGATCGAAAAAGTCCGCAGTGAGGGCAACAGCGTGGGCGGTGTGATCGAGTGTGTGGTGCGCGGCGTGCCTGCGGGGCTGGGCGAACCGGCTTTTGACCGCCTGGAGGCCGATTTGGCGAAGGCGATGCTCAGTCTGCCGGCGACGAAGGGTTTTGAGATCGGGAGTGGCTTCGCAGGCACCACCATGACGGGCCTGGAGCACAATGATGAGTTTTACATGGATGGCAAAACCGTGCGTACCCGCACGAACCGCAGCGGCGGCGTGCAGGGCGGCATCAGCAACGGGGAGGACATCGTCTTCCGCGTGGCCTTCAAGCCGACGGCCACCGTGCTCCGCGAGCAAAAGACGGTGACGAATACCGGCGAAGACACGACACTCTCCGCACGCGGTCGCCATGACCCCTGCGTGCTGCCGCGTGCCGTGCCGATGGTGGAGGCGATGGTGCACCTCGTCGTAGCGGATCACTTCCTGCGGCAGCGGGCGATGCGTGGATGA
- a CDS encoding thioredoxin domain-containing protein, producing the protein MSEKTVTTPQHTNALAQERSPYLLQHAHNPVNWLPWGAEAIQLARQQDKPIFLSSGYSTCHWCHVMERESFENEDTAKLLNENFISIKVDREERPDVDLTYMTYVQAASGSGGWPMSVFLTPELKPFYGGTYYPPENTPGRIGFKNLLTELAKIWKEDRKGIEERATRSVDKLQEHLDNENKEVTGLDPSAILQKAYDDLSSSFDYHEGGFGSAPKFPRPTSLNLLMRIHRAFACRKDSERDHESDWAMEMTAKTLRGMANGGMRDHIGGGFHRYSVDAYWHIPHYEKMLYDQAQLLTAYTEAWKLTQRNPLFESIARSTIDYLQRDLRHESGGFYSAEDADSLASAESDHKTEGAFYVWKATEIDELLGKENGSLFRYAYGARRDGNARPESDPHGELKGLNTLYRAVSIKKTAEYFNKTPEEVRAIIDEAILKLATARNQRPRPHRVEKVIASWNGLLISGLARTGAAFDDPKIIQLATQAAQFIHDQLCTTPGKNLHRSWCSGQRGPTAFAIDYACLIHGLLDLYEATFDVKWLQWAVSLQTEMDAQFLDTKNGGYYSVHTDMAHSVLRIKEDYDGAEPSPNSLAALNLVRLSAMLAKDSYRAQAEKLFALFGSTLEKSPSAVPVMAMAFELLHRGKTQIVLAGDKTAPELQKLAKHLHSQFLPHAVLLHADGGEAQKWLSEHNEALSGMKPLNGHPAAYLCQNFTCQAPVTTVEELEKLLSK; encoded by the coding sequence ATGAGCGAAAAAACCGTCACCACGCCCCAGCACACCAACGCCCTCGCCCAGGAGCGCTCACCCTACCTGCTCCAGCACGCTCACAATCCCGTGAACTGGCTCCCCTGGGGGGCAGAGGCCATCCAGCTCGCCCGCCAGCAGGACAAGCCCATCTTCCTCTCCTCCGGCTACTCCACCTGCCACTGGTGCCACGTCATGGAGCGTGAGTCCTTCGAAAACGAAGACACCGCCAAGCTCCTCAACGAAAACTTCATCTCCATCAAAGTCGATCGCGAAGAGCGGCCCGACGTCGATCTCACCTACATGACCTATGTCCAAGCCGCCAGCGGCAGCGGCGGCTGGCCCATGAGCGTCTTCCTCACCCCCGAGCTAAAGCCCTTCTACGGCGGCACCTACTACCCACCGGAAAACACCCCCGGCCGCATCGGCTTCAAAAACCTCCTCACCGAGCTCGCCAAAATCTGGAAGGAAGACCGCAAAGGCATCGAAGAACGAGCCACCCGCTCCGTGGACAAGCTCCAAGAGCATCTCGACAACGAAAACAAAGAAGTCACCGGCCTCGATCCCAGCGCCATCCTTCAAAAAGCCTACGACGACCTCAGCAGCAGCTTCGATTACCATGAAGGCGGTTTCGGCAGCGCCCCGAAATTCCCCCGCCCCACCTCGCTCAATCTCCTCATGCGCATCCACCGCGCCTTCGCCTGCCGCAAAGACAGCGAGCGCGATCACGAAAGCGACTGGGCCATGGAAATGACCGCCAAAACCCTCCGCGGCATGGCCAATGGCGGCATGCGTGACCACATCGGCGGCGGCTTCCACCGATACAGCGTCGATGCCTACTGGCACATCCCGCACTACGAAAAAATGCTCTACGACCAGGCCCAGCTCCTCACCGCCTACACCGAGGCCTGGAAGCTCACCCAGCGCAATCCCCTCTTCGAAAGTATCGCCCGCAGCACCATCGACTACCTCCAGCGCGATCTCCGCCATGAGAGCGGCGGCTTCTACTCCGCCGAAGACGCCGACAGCCTCGCCAGCGCCGAATCCGACCACAAAACCGAAGGCGCCTTCTACGTCTGGAAAGCCACCGAAATCGACGAACTCCTCGGCAAAGAAAACGGCAGCCTCTTCCGCTACGCCTACGGAGCCCGCCGCGACGGCAACGCCCGTCCAGAAAGTGATCCCCACGGCGAGCTCAAAGGCCTCAACACCCTCTACCGCGCCGTCTCCATCAAAAAAACCGCCGAATACTTCAATAAGACCCCCGAAGAGGTCCGTGCCATCATCGACGAAGCCATCCTCAAGCTCGCCACCGCCCGCAATCAGCGCCCACGCCCCCACCGCGTCGAAAAAGTCATCGCCTCCTGGAACGGACTCCTCATCTCCGGCCTCGCCCGCACCGGTGCCGCATTTGATGACCCCAAAATCATCCAACTCGCCACCCAGGCCGCCCAGTTCATCCACGATCAGCTCTGCACCACCCCAGGCAAAAACCTCCATCGCTCCTGGTGCAGCGGCCAGCGTGGCCCCACCGCCTTCGCCATCGACTACGCCTGCCTCATCCACGGCCTACTCGACCTCTATGAGGCCACCTTTGACGTGAAATGGCTCCAGTGGGCCGTCTCCCTCCAGACCGAGATGGACGCCCAGTTCCTCGACACGAAAAACGGCGGCTACTACAGCGTCCACACCGACATGGCCCACAGCGTCCTGCGCATCAAAGAAGACTACGACGGCGCAGAGCCCTCCCCCAACTCCCTCGCCGCCCTCAACCTCGTCCGCCTCAGCGCCATGCTCGCCAAAGACAGCTACCGTGCGCAGGCAGAGAAGCTCTTCGCCCTTTTCGGCTCCACACTCGAAAAAAGCCCCTCCGCCGTCCCCGTCATGGCCATGGCCTTCGAGCTCCTCCATCGCGGCAAAACGCAAATCGTCCTCGCTGGCGACAAAACCGCCCCCGAGCTCCAAAAACTCGCCAAACACCTCCACAGCCAATTTTTGCCCCACGCCGTCCTCCTGCACGCCGACGGCGGCGAAGCCCAAAAATGGCTCTCCGAGCACAACGAAGCCCTCTCCGGCATGAAACCCCTCAACGGCCACCCCGCCGCCTACCTCTGCCAAAACTTCACCTGCCAAGCCCCTGTCACGACCGTGGAGGAGCTGGAGAAGCTGCTGAGCAAGTAG
- a CDS encoding type II toxin-antitoxin system VapC family toxin yields the protein MNDYPDTSFLCSIYRVQEHSEAAWAYRNTLTEPIRVSKLLEFEFRQAIRLQVWLHSQDKKKGYSQKEADQMLADWESDIAAGHVEIVPTEEDAVLRMAEHLSEKHTGLTGNRTLDILHLATAKHLSAKNFLTFDARQKALAKAAGLKTPL from the coding sequence ATGAACGACTACCCAGACACCAGCTTTCTCTGCTCAATTTATCGCGTTCAAGAACACTCTGAGGCGGCTTGGGCTTATCGAAATACCCTGACCGAACCCATCCGCGTCTCCAAGCTCCTGGAGTTTGAGTTTCGGCAGGCGATCCGGCTGCAGGTGTGGCTGCACAGTCAGGACAAGAAAAAGGGCTACAGCCAGAAAGAGGCAGACCAGATGTTGGCGGATTGGGAGTCGGACATCGCGGCGGGGCATGTGGAGATCGTGCCGACGGAGGAGGACGCGGTTCTGCGCATGGCGGAGCACCTTTCAGAGAAGCACACGGGGCTGACTGGCAACCGCACGCTCGACATCCTGCACCTCGCGACGGCAAAGCACCTTTCCGCGAAGAACTTCCTGACCTTTGATGCCCGTCAAAAGGCGCTGGCGAAGGCTGCGGGACTCAAAACACCGCTTTGA
- a CDS encoding addiction module protein produces the protein MIATVDTLYSDALALSDESRLQLVERLIPTIASEASLDEEQFAEVKGRMEDIRAGRVKTIPGEQVFLEVAQSLAARRSA, from the coding sequence ATGATTGCCACCGTTGATACACTCTACTCGGATGCACTCGCCCTATCGGACGAATCGAGACTGCAATTGGTCGAGCGCCTCATTCCGACCATCGCGAGCGAAGCTTCGCTAGATGAAGAACAGTTCGCCGAAGTGAAGGGGCGGATGGAAGACATCCGTGCAGGTCGCGTCAAAACAATTCCTGGTGAGCAGGTGTTCTTGGAAGTTGCCCAGTCATTAGCAGCACGCCGCAGCGCATGA
- a CDS encoding type II toxin-antitoxin system Phd/YefM family antitoxin yields MKTATIRDLRYDFARIEALLRGGEEIQITKHNKPVATLSRSKPATKQRPPLPDFRARAKRIWGDRVFSAAEVEEMRAFETGEP; encoded by the coding sequence ATGAAAACGGCCACCATTCGCGACCTTCGCTATGACTTTGCCCGCATTGAAGCTTTGCTTCGGGGAGGCGAGGAAATTCAGATCACCAAACACAACAAACCTGTCGCTACCTTGTCGAGGTCCAAGCCCGCGACAAAGCAGCGTCCGCCCTTGCCGGATTTCAGAGCACGGGCGAAGCGAATCTGGGGTGACCGAGTGTTTAGCGCAGCCGAGGTGGAGGAGATGAGAGCTTTTGAAACTGGGGAGCCATGA
- a CDS encoding phosphodiester glycosidase family protein, with product MPLPRWFLAAFGCAALTSHLHGAEVVEYEGAKYHLYRLEKADWAHLQLAWLGADGRPLGDFNGLRRDLAAQGQKIVFATNAGIFGRGPKPCGLTICSGKQLVPLNVRPGEGNFYLKPNGVFFLDDEKGPGVMEAAEFARSGLQPRLATQSGPLMLRGGIIHPAFNLNSPNRRLRNAVGVRKKDQQIIFAMSDRDDAQRGTVTFHQFSRFYLHLGCEDVLYLDGDISNMLIDPPADAKLTPNTFAAMFYVSQAATK from the coding sequence ATGCCCCTCCCGCGCTGGTTCCTCGCCGCCTTTGGCTGCGCCGCACTCACCTCCCACCTACATGGGGCAGAGGTCGTGGAGTATGAAGGGGCGAAATACCACCTCTACCGGCTCGAAAAGGCTGATTGGGCCCATTTGCAGCTCGCCTGGCTCGGGGCCGATGGACGGCCCCTCGGCGACTTCAACGGCCTGCGCCGTGATTTAGCCGCCCAAGGCCAAAAAATCGTCTTCGCGACCAATGCGGGCATTTTCGGGCGTGGGCCGAAACCTTGCGGCCTCACCATTTGCAGCGGCAAACAGCTCGTACCGCTCAATGTGCGACCTGGGGAGGGAAACTTCTACCTCAAGCCCAACGGCGTCTTCTTCCTCGATGACGAAAAAGGCCCTGGTGTCATGGAAGCGGCAGAATTCGCCCGCAGCGGCCTCCAGCCGCGATTAGCGACTCAAAGTGGCCCGCTCATGCTCCGAGGCGGCATCATTCACCCCGCCTTCAACCTCAACTCACCCAACCGCCGACTGCGCAACGCCGTCGGAGTGCGCAAAAAAGACCAGCAAATCATCTTTGCCATGAGTGACCGGGACGACGCCCAGCGTGGCACCGTCACCTTTCACCAATTCAGCCGCTTCTACCTCCACCTCGGCTGTGAAGACGTCCTCTACCTCGACGGCGACATCTCCAACATGCTCATCGACCCACCCGCCGACGCCAAGCTCACGCCGAACACCTTCGCCGCCATGTTCTACGTCAGCCAAGCGGCGACGAAGTGA
- a CDS encoding formate--tetrahydrofolate ligase: MLPDISHVATELGISPDHLSFYGHDKAKVSLDALKAKKSPGRLILVSAITPTPAGEGKTTVSIGLAQGLKQIGQKVALALRQPSMGPVFGRKGGATGGGKSTVQPAQSINLHFNGDFHAITSANNLLSAVIDNQLFNGESRLRPEGVLWKRVMDMNDRALRHLRTSTGKPTERSTGFDITAASEVMAILCLSENMADLRARLDRIVTGFTPEGEPVFAKECRVTGALMALLKDALQPNLVQSIEGVPAFLHGGPFANIAHGCNSVLATRMALAHADFAVTEAGFAFDLGGEKFMHIKCRQSGLAPAAIVIVATVRALKMHGGAALDQLTQTDTAALARGLENLAAHLDSAAKFQRPVIVAINQFTNDHPEEIALVHDFCRSRGVPCATANVFGEGGAGAVQLAETVLAALPVQSAPLPMLYQDSDSVEAKLHAIATQIYGADGVQLTDEAKNKLALFARSGFDRLPICMAKTQDSLSDDAKKRGRPHGFTITVRDFEIANGAGFLVALTGTMMRMPALPKIPSAERIQVDESGTITGI; the protein is encoded by the coding sequence ATGCTTCCAGACATCTCGCACGTCGCCACCGAACTCGGCATCTCACCAGACCACCTCAGCTTTTACGGTCATGATAAGGCCAAAGTCAGTCTGGATGCCCTGAAGGCCAAAAAATCGCCTGGGCGGCTCATCCTTGTCTCCGCCATCACCCCGACGCCAGCGGGCGAGGGCAAAACCACCGTCTCCATCGGCCTTGCGCAGGGTTTGAAGCAAATCGGGCAAAAAGTCGCCCTCGCCCTGCGCCAGCCATCCATGGGCCCCGTCTTCGGACGCAAAGGCGGAGCCACTGGCGGCGGCAAAAGCACCGTACAGCCCGCGCAGTCCATCAATCTGCATTTCAACGGCGACTTCCACGCCATCACCAGTGCGAACAACCTCCTCTCCGCCGTCATCGACAACCAGCTGTTCAATGGAGAATCACGCCTGCGGCCCGAAGGTGTACTCTGGAAGCGTGTCATGGACATGAATGACCGTGCCCTGCGCCACCTCCGCACCAGCACTGGCAAGCCCACCGAGCGCAGCACCGGCTTTGACATCACCGCCGCCTCGGAGGTCATGGCCATCCTCTGCCTCAGCGAAAACATGGCCGATCTGCGTGCACGACTCGACCGCATCGTCACCGGTTTCACGCCAGAGGGCGAGCCCGTCTTTGCCAAAGAATGCCGCGTCACCGGAGCGCTCATGGCCCTGCTCAAAGACGCCCTCCAGCCCAATCTGGTGCAGAGCATCGAAGGCGTCCCCGCCTTCCTCCACGGCGGCCCCTTTGCCAATATCGCCCACGGCTGCAACAGCGTCCTCGCCACCCGCATGGCACTCGCCCACGCCGACTTCGCCGTCACCGAGGCCGGCTTCGCCTTCGACCTCGGCGGAGAGAAATTCATGCACATCAAGTGCCGCCAGAGTGGCCTCGCACCTGCCGCCATCGTCATCGTCGCCACCGTGCGTGCTCTGAAAATGCACGGCGGAGCCGCCCTCGATCAGCTCACGCAGACAGACACCGCAGCGCTCGCTCGCGGACTCGAAAACCTCGCCGCACACCTCGATAGCGCTGCGAAATTCCAGCGCCCAGTTATCGTCGCCATCAATCAATTCACCAACGACCACCCCGAGGAGATCGCCCTCGTTCACGACTTCTGCCGCAGCCGTGGTGTGCCCTGTGCCACAGCGAATGTCTTTGGCGAAGGCGGCGCAGGTGCCGTGCAACTCGCCGAAACCGTCCTCGCCGCGCTCCCGGTGCAGTCAGCGCCCCTTCCCATGCTCTACCAGGACAGCGACAGCGTCGAGGCGAAGCTCCACGCCATCGCCACACAGATCTACGGCGCAGACGGCGTCCAGCTCACCGACGAGGCAAAAAACAAGCTCGCCCTCTTCGCCCGAAGCGGCTTTGACCGGCTCCCCATCTGCATGGCCAAGACCCAGGACAGCCTCAGCGACGACGCGAAAAAACGCGGCCGCCCCCATGGCTTCACCATCACCGTCCGCGACTTCGAGATCGCCAATGGAGCCGGTTTCCTCGTCGCCCTCACCGGCACCATGATGCGCATGCCCGCCCTACCGAAGATCCCCTCTGCCGAGCGCATCCAGGTCGATGAAAGCGGCACCATCACTGGCATCTGA